From the Caballeronia sp. NK8 genome, one window contains:
- a CDS encoding helicase-related protein: MNAPLPEFLPGSLISARGREWIVLPESDATTLHLRPLGGGERDEILIFLPLERQPIRPATFPWPTVSQARNHSASQLLLDALQLKLRSGAGPFRSFGNIAVEPRAYQLVPLLMALKLPTVRLLIADDVGIGKTIEGALIARELLDRGEVQRLVVLCPPHLCEQWQRELAERFHIHAVVVRSNTADRLERDLPPGTSVFDAHPFTVVSLDYIKSERRREAFQRFCPEFVIVDEAHTCTQGGKGRQQRYQLLKGLAEDANRHMVLLTATPHSGNEDAFFNLLGLLRTEFAQLKDLPSTQRSDLREELSRHFVQRRRPDIAEWQDTSMFPDRKTAEVTYRLTGGWGQLFNNVLVYARELVERAEGKGLREQRMNWWAALALLRCISSSPAAAVNSLRTRLHGVQSGDGESETLSLEDLELQASDRVLDGADDALSTDDIEPGAQTEDSQRLQELIAAADALAGNQNDPKLAKLQEHLALLLKEGFQPVVFCRYIATAHYLAAFLRAQFKAATVEAVTGELTPGERESAVEQLGESECRILVATDCLSEGVNLQNLFTAVVHYDLSWNPTRHEQREGRVDRFGQKAREVRSTMLYGEDNPVDGAVLQVILRKAESIRKELGVMVPMPDDEGKLTQALLNAVLLRKGEAFNAQSQLDLFGEPVKQIELAWQSAKDRAKQNRSIFAQRRLKPEDVLPEWHKSAAVLGGEDDVARFVNRAAAKLGAPLEHVHEHFKLMTEHLPLPIRERLSVEGIEGTLRIDFHQPAAQGALFIHRTHPLVVVLADVLLERALDATNGADDDRAVARAGAAFVGNVQRKTTVLLLRMRHQLSVTHGSETRLILCEESVAVATEGAGAFELLSASQARELLGTEATRNMPNVLRDRQLQSALDALVSWQPQLEGIAKTRAQELLQDHRRVREAADAKGTYQVTASLPVDVMGIYTLVPGAAAPGEGL; the protein is encoded by the coding sequence ATGAACGCACCTCTGCCGGAATTTTTGCCGGGAAGCCTGATTTCTGCGCGCGGCCGCGAGTGGATAGTGCTGCCCGAATCCGACGCTACCACGTTGCACCTACGCCCTTTGGGCGGCGGCGAGCGTGACGAAATTCTCATCTTCCTTCCGCTAGAACGCCAGCCGATTCGACCGGCAACATTCCCTTGGCCGACGGTCAGCCAAGCTCGCAACCACTCGGCCAGCCAGTTGCTGCTCGACGCCTTGCAGCTCAAATTGCGAAGCGGCGCGGGACCCTTCCGTAGTTTCGGCAACATCGCGGTTGAGCCTCGTGCGTACCAACTGGTGCCGCTGTTGATGGCTTTAAAGCTGCCCACGGTGCGCCTGCTGATTGCCGACGACGTCGGTATCGGCAAGACCATCGAGGGGGCTCTCATTGCCCGCGAGTTGCTCGACCGCGGTGAGGTCCAGCGTCTGGTTGTCCTCTGCCCGCCCCATCTGTGCGAGCAATGGCAGCGTGAATTAGCCGAGCGCTTTCACATCCATGCAGTGGTTGTACGTTCGAACACCGCAGACCGGCTAGAGCGTGACCTGCCACCCGGCACCTCCGTGTTTGACGCGCACCCATTCACTGTAGTGAGTCTGGACTACATCAAGTCCGAACGGAGACGGGAAGCCTTTCAACGCTTTTGTCCTGAGTTCGTCATCGTAGACGAAGCCCACACTTGCACCCAGGGCGGCAAAGGGAGGCAACAACGCTACCAGTTGCTTAAGGGCTTGGCCGAAGATGCCAATCGTCACATGGTGCTACTGACTGCGACGCCGCACAGTGGCAACGAGGATGCGTTCTTCAATCTACTAGGCCTGCTGCGCACTGAGTTTGCGCAACTGAAAGACCTGCCAAGCACCCAGCGGAGTGATTTACGCGAAGAGCTGTCGCGCCACTTCGTTCAGCGGCGGCGTCCCGACATCGCCGAATGGCAAGACACCTCTATGTTTCCAGACCGCAAGACGGCTGAGGTGACCTACCGCTTGACAGGCGGGTGGGGCCAATTGTTCAACAACGTGCTGGTCTACGCTCGTGAACTTGTCGAACGTGCTGAGGGAAAAGGGCTTCGTGAACAGCGCATGAACTGGTGGGCAGCGCTGGCCTTGCTGCGCTGCATTTCATCGTCGCCTGCGGCCGCTGTCAATTCTTTGCGCACGCGGCTGCATGGCGTCCAGTCAGGCGATGGTGAATCTGAGACACTGTCCCTCGAAGACCTAGAACTTCAGGCGAGTGACCGTGTGTTGGACGGGGCGGACGATGCACTCTCGACCGACGACATTGAACCGGGAGCACAGACTGAAGATTCTCAGCGGCTCCAAGAGTTAATTGCTGCCGCTGATGCACTGGCCGGCAATCAGAACGACCCTAAGCTGGCCAAGCTTCAGGAACACCTAGCACTGCTGCTGAAAGAAGGCTTTCAGCCAGTCGTGTTTTGCCGCTATATCGCTACGGCGCACTACTTGGCTGCTTTTCTGCGTGCCCAATTCAAGGCCGCTACGGTCGAAGCTGTGACTGGGGAACTCACGCCCGGCGAGCGCGAATCGGCCGTTGAACAATTGGGCGAGAGCGAGTGCCGCATCCTTGTGGCTACGGACTGCTTATCAGAAGGTGTCAATCTCCAGAATCTCTTCACTGCGGTCGTCCACTATGACCTCAGTTGGAATCCCACACGCCACGAACAGCGGGAAGGCCGTGTGGACCGCTTCGGCCAGAAGGCGCGTGAAGTTCGCAGCACCATGTTGTACGGCGAAGATAATCCGGTGGACGGTGCCGTGCTCCAGGTCATTTTGCGCAAGGCAGAAAGCATCCGCAAGGAACTGGGCGTCATGGTACCGATGCCCGATGACGAAGGTAAGCTAACACAGGCGCTGCTGAATGCTGTACTGCTGCGCAAAGGCGAAGCCTTCAATGCACAGTCACAACTCGACCTCTTCGGAGAGCCCGTCAAGCAGATTGAGCTGGCATGGCAGAGCGCAAAAGACAGAGCCAAGCAGAACCGTTCCATCTTTGCGCAACGTCGCCTGAAGCCTGAAGACGTGCTTCCCGAGTGGCACAAGTCGGCCGCAGTATTGGGCGGCGAAGATGACGTTGCGCGATTTGTCAATCGTGCAGCCGCCAAGTTAGGAGCACCGCTGGAGCACGTCCATGAGCACTTCAAGCTCATGACCGAGCACCTGCCACTACCCATTCGCGAGCGCCTCAGCGTCGAGGGCATTGAAGGCACGTTACGCATAGATTTCCATCAACCTGCGGCGCAGGGCGCGCTGTTCATTCACCGCACGCACCCGCTGGTTGTAGTGTTGGCGGATGTTCTCCTCGAACGAGCGCTAGATGCCACAAACGGTGCCGATGATGACCGCGCCGTCGCTCGTGCAGGTGCTGCGTTCGTTGGGAACGTTCAGCGCAAGACCACGGTTCTGCTGTTACGCATGCGTCACCAACTCAGCGTTACGCATGGCAGTGAGACGCGACTCATTCTCTGTGAAGAATCCGTTGCAGTGGCCACGGAGGGAGCAGGCGCTTTCGAACTACTTTCTGCCAGCCAGGCTCGTGAGTTGTTGGGCACCGAAGCCACTCGAAATATGCCGAACGTGCTGCGTGACCGCCAACTACAATCGGCGTTGGACGCGCTGGTTTCATGGCAGCCGCAACTGGAAGGCATAGCCAAAACGCGTGCTCAGGAACTGCTGCAAGACCACCGTCGCGTGCGCGAGGCTGCCGATGCGAAAGGAACGTATCAGGTCACCGCCAGCCTGCCTGTGGATGTCATGGGGATATACACACTGGTCCCAGGCGCTGCCGCGCCAGGCGAGGGACTCTAA
- a CDS encoding N-6 DNA methylase has translation MARKKITTLAYSAIRIEGGLIPADELAHLTTLVDPESTEQTETQYRIPKGLKLRDEVGRDFKIALTLWTDFQALRKRSDVNAYEVTVREFLVPLMRDVLHFSDITRCAPIESGGHSYAIGYVAEGGHVPLVFAGHDQSLDAPAERFGETNPDTGKVRRRSPHMLAQEALNASDAALWAIVTNGLTLRILRDNPSLTRPAYVEVDLDALFTEELFPDFTALWLLAHASRFGSPTGEPTNCVWERWRAAGQEAGVTVQKNLRYQVADALRALGTGFLSHPANVELRAALQRLDSEDGALSRQAFFEELLRLVYRLIFLSTVEDRIDKGNGHRLIFTPNASPEVQQRYLSGYSMTWLRERAARRSQHDRHSDLWQALTITFGALTTGEPHLGLPALGGLFDEDQCAWLDDAQLENRWLLAAVFQLGWFKADGGLTRVNYRDMGPEELGSVYESLLELVPDLQMLSQPAMARLAFVGDEDTEGSTKGNTRKLTGSYYTPDSLVQELIKTALEPVIEDTVRANPRRPVEALLGLTICDPACGSGHFLLSAARRLADEVAIHRAAIEREGGAPTPADFRHALRDVVSHCIFGVDKNPMAIQLAKTALWLEAYSADRPLSFVDHHLQVGDALLGVLDPKVLEHGIPDDAYTALSGDDKAVASALKKQNKADLKSWKTIASGDLFTQAGLAVRAVEVETLPDDTPEKISAKRAAWRDAQAGAKRSTLARLADTYVAAFLAPKLANAGELVPLSGYLWGVLSGQPPKADVEEAAQYLCRMHGVFHWWLAFPQVAANGGFSVMLGNPPWERIKLQEEEFFASRSPLVAMARNKAERSKRIEWLREGVLLHNLNPDLERAEGLTPPNKAEMVLYEAFIAARRGAEAASLYAHEGGRYPLTGTGDVNTYALFAETFLQTTAPMGRAGFIVPTGIATDDSTKGYFERLAVGGFLRSLLCLENEEFVFPSVHHAFRFALLTLGGSPSDEPASLVFFARQPQQIHDTRRQFRLTPEEFELINPNTRTCPVFRSERDAELTKKLYRAAPVLIRESQFNNEGKLLEAEANPWGIRFQAMLHMSADSGLFLDRPDGETESPDAPHCLPLYEAKMIHQFDHRWATYVDAPEKPGGLDTAEVSSVQKANPAYSVRPRYWVPESEVLARIARVPMRVARDWLALHATGGDVVSARADEALADLLSALATWVAGELFIRAAGPQASGGGWTQQHALPHIAPTEDALRTRFPRLYELLQGTGLTTKKALAEFPKWAAQTVDARLDDAELNALAAALQAQSLAHALLDLLNEWMERRSPQWLMGWRDITGVEKVRTVIGTVMPRVAVGHTMPLYFSGTSAPLQAAMLANWQSIVFDYVARQKVGGTHLTYGYLKQLPVLPPDRYTPKTLEFIVPRVLELTYTAHDMQAWGNDLAAYDARPVLERGRPFSWDPSRRAQLRAELDAYYARLYGLNRDELRYILDPSDVTGADYPSETFRVLKNSETKEFGEYRTRRLVLSAWDSLEHEWVH, from the coding sequence ATGGCACGCAAGAAAATTACCACCTTGGCATACAGCGCCATTCGTATCGAGGGCGGGCTTATCCCAGCAGATGAACTCGCACACTTGACCACGTTGGTAGACCCAGAGTCGACCGAGCAGACCGAGACGCAGTACCGAATCCCCAAAGGATTAAAGCTTCGCGACGAGGTTGGTCGCGACTTCAAGATTGCCCTTACCCTTTGGACAGATTTCCAGGCGCTACGCAAGCGTAGCGATGTCAACGCATACGAAGTCACCGTGCGAGAGTTTTTGGTGCCCTTGATGCGGGACGTGCTGCACTTCTCAGACATCACCCGATGCGCACCAATCGAGAGCGGCGGCCACAGCTATGCGATTGGGTATGTCGCCGAGGGTGGGCACGTGCCTCTCGTGTTTGCAGGACACGACCAGTCGTTAGACGCGCCTGCAGAGCGATTCGGGGAGACCAACCCCGACACGGGCAAGGTCCGTCGACGCAGCCCCCACATGCTGGCCCAAGAGGCGCTCAACGCTTCCGATGCCGCCCTGTGGGCCATTGTCACGAACGGATTGACGCTACGTATCCTGCGCGACAATCCCAGCCTGACTCGCCCAGCTTACGTCGAAGTGGACTTGGACGCGCTCTTTACAGAAGAGCTCTTCCCCGATTTCACCGCGCTTTGGCTGCTCGCTCACGCCAGCCGATTTGGCAGCCCTACTGGTGAGCCCACCAACTGCGTATGGGAGCGCTGGAGAGCCGCCGGGCAGGAAGCGGGAGTTACGGTCCAGAAGAACCTGCGGTATCAGGTAGCCGATGCCCTGCGAGCGCTGGGCACGGGCTTTCTCTCGCACCCCGCCAATGTCGAGCTACGGGCAGCGTTGCAGCGCCTGGATAGCGAAGATGGCGCGTTGAGCCGCCAAGCCTTCTTTGAGGAGCTGCTGCGACTTGTCTACCGGCTCATTTTCCTGTCGACTGTCGAAGACCGAATCGACAAGGGCAACGGGCACCGCCTTATCTTCACGCCTAATGCCTCACCCGAGGTCCAGCAGCGTTACCTGTCCGGCTATTCGATGACTTGGCTGCGGGAGCGAGCCGCACGGCGTAGCCAGCACGACCGGCACTCGGACCTCTGGCAAGCGCTCACAATCACGTTCGGCGCATTGACGACAGGTGAGCCACATCTTGGGTTGCCTGCCCTTGGAGGGCTTTTCGATGAGGACCAGTGCGCGTGGCTCGATGATGCGCAGCTGGAAAACCGCTGGCTGCTGGCGGCGGTTTTCCAATTGGGATGGTTCAAGGCAGACGGCGGCTTGACCCGTGTCAACTACCGAGACATGGGTCCAGAAGAGCTGGGTAGCGTGTACGAAAGCTTGCTGGAACTGGTGCCTGACCTGCAGATGCTTTCCCAACCAGCAATGGCCCGTCTGGCTTTTGTTGGAGATGAAGACACCGAAGGCAGTACCAAAGGCAACACCCGTAAGTTGACCGGCAGCTACTACACGCCAGACAGCCTAGTTCAGGAACTTATCAAGACGGCCCTTGAGCCAGTCATTGAGGACACAGTTCGTGCGAACCCTAGGCGCCCTGTCGAGGCTCTACTAGGTCTGACCATTTGCGACCCCGCATGCGGTAGCGGCCACTTCCTGCTTTCCGCGGCACGACGCTTGGCTGATGAAGTGGCCATTCATCGTGCAGCCATTGAGCGAGAGGGCGGTGCCCCTACGCCCGCGGACTTCCGTCATGCTCTGCGCGACGTAGTCAGTCACTGCATCTTTGGCGTGGACAAAAACCCGATGGCTATTCAATTAGCCAAGACAGCGCTATGGCTCGAGGCCTACTCTGCTGACCGCCCGCTGTCCTTTGTGGACCATCACCTGCAGGTCGGCGATGCATTGCTGGGCGTCCTGGACCCCAAGGTGCTAGAGCACGGTATCCCGGACGACGCCTACACCGCCCTCTCCGGCGACGATAAGGCCGTAGCTTCCGCTTTGAAGAAGCAGAATAAAGCCGACCTCAAGAGCTGGAAGACCATCGCTTCGGGCGATTTATTCACTCAAGCAGGGCTCGCAGTCAGAGCGGTAGAAGTGGAAACGTTGCCGGACGACACACCGGAGAAAATCTCCGCCAAACGAGCCGCATGGCGTGACGCGCAGGCAGGTGCTAAGCGCTCGACCTTGGCGCGCTTGGCGGACACCTATGTAGCCGCTTTTCTCGCACCCAAACTCGCGAACGCGGGTGAGCTGGTCCCTTTATCAGGGTATTTGTGGGGAGTGCTCAGCGGCCAACCGCCTAAAGCTGACGTGGAGGAAGCAGCGCAGTATCTGTGTCGCATGCACGGCGTATTTCACTGGTGGCTGGCGTTCCCCCAAGTCGCGGCTAACGGTGGATTTTCGGTCATGTTAGGCAATCCTCCGTGGGAACGCATCAAGCTACAAGAAGAAGAGTTCTTTGCCAGCCGCAGTCCGCTAGTGGCTATGGCAAGGAACAAAGCCGAGCGTAGCAAGCGCATTGAATGGTTGCGTGAGGGGGTACTGCTACACAACCTGAATCCAGACCTTGAACGAGCAGAGGGGCTGACACCGCCGAACAAAGCAGAGATGGTGCTTTACGAGGCCTTTATTGCGGCCCGTCGAGGGGCGGAGGCAGCCAGCCTTTACGCACACGAAGGTGGAAGGTACCCCCTAACCGGCACTGGCGACGTAAACACCTATGCTTTGTTTGCCGAGACATTCTTGCAGACAACGGCCCCAATGGGGCGAGCAGGGTTCATCGTCCCCACCGGCATTGCAACCGACGACTCAACAAAAGGCTATTTCGAGCGGCTTGCAGTAGGTGGTTTCCTGCGAAGCCTGCTGTGCCTCGAGAACGAGGAGTTCGTATTTCCTTCGGTACATCACGCATTCCGTTTCGCGCTGCTCACTTTGGGCGGGAGCCCGTCTGACGAGCCGGCTAGCTTGGTGTTTTTTGCTCGCCAACCTCAGCAGATTCATGACACTCGCCGTCAGTTTCGGCTTACGCCCGAAGAGTTCGAGCTCATCAACCCAAACACCCGCACATGTCCGGTGTTCCGGAGCGAGCGCGATGCCGAGCTGACCAAAAAGCTCTATCGCGCCGCACCGGTGCTCATCCGCGAGTCACAATTTAACAACGAAGGAAAACTACTAGAAGCCGAAGCTAATCCTTGGGGTATCCGCTTTCAGGCGATGCTGCACATGTCAGCCGACAGTGGCCTGTTCCTCGACCGGCCAGACGGTGAGACAGAGTCGCCCGACGCGCCGCACTGCTTGCCGCTGTACGAGGCCAAGATGATTCACCAGTTCGACCATCGCTGGGCCACCTATGTGGACGCGCCCGAAAAGCCAGGCGGGCTCGATACGGCAGAGGTAAGTTCCGTGCAAAAGGCCAACCCTGCCTATTCTGTGCGCCCGCGCTATTGGGTGCCTGAATCCGAGGTCCTAGCCCGCATCGCGCGCGTGCCCATGCGTGTGGCTAGAGACTGGCTCGCGCTGCATGCGACTGGTGGCGACGTAGTCTCCGCGCGGGCTGATGAAGCATTAGCCGACTTGCTGTCGGCGTTGGCGACTTGGGTGGCCGGCGAACTCTTCATCCGCGCCGCCGGCCCCCAGGCATCAGGGGGCGGCTGGACGCAACAACATGCCCTGCCGCACATTGCGCCGACGGAAGACGCGTTGCGCACGCGCTTCCCTCGCCTCTACGAACTGTTGCAGGGTACTGGCCTGACGACAAAGAAGGCACTCGCTGAGTTTCCTAAATGGGCCGCACAGACCGTCGATGCAAGATTGGACGACGCCGAACTTAACGCCCTTGCCGCAGCGCTGCAGGCTCAAAGCCTGGCGCATGCGCTGCTCGACCTGCTCAACGAGTGGATGGAACGGCGCAGTCCACAGTGGTTGATGGGGTGGCGAGACATCACGGGTGTCGAGAAGGTCCGCACGGTCATAGGGACAGTTATGCCTCGTGTAGCAGTTGGACACACAATGCCGCTATATTTCAGCGGGACGTCTGCGCCCCTGCAAGCTGCCATGCTTGCAAACTGGCAGTCAATCGTCTTCGATTATGTGGCACGGCAAAAGGTGGGGGGCACACACCTGACCTATGGCTACCTCAAGCAGCTCCCCGTTCTTCCCCCCGACCGTTATACACCAAAGACCTTGGAGTTCATCGTTCCTCGCGTTCTCGAACTAACTTACACCGCGCACGACATGCAAGCTTGGGGCAATGACCTCGCCGCCTACGACGCGCGCCCAGTGCTCGAGCGCGGCCGACCTTTTTCCTGGGACCCCTCGCGCCGCGCACAGCTGCGCGCCGAACTCGATGCCTATTACGCCCGCCTTTATGGCCTCAATCGGGACGAACTGCGTTACATCCTCGACCCCTCAGATGTGACCGGAGCTGACTATCCCAGCGAAACATTCCGCGTGCTGAAGAACAGCGAGACGAAGGAGTTCGGGGAGTACCGCACGCGACGCCTTGTGCTATCGGCGTGGGATAGTCTTGAACACGAATGGGTTCACTGA